One Microbacterium marinum genomic window, GCGATCTCGATCTCCTCGACGCTCGCGTTCGAGATGCCGACGGCGCGGATCTTGCCCTCCTGCTGCAGCGTCTTCAGGTTCTCCATGACCTCGCCGTAGACCATCCAGCGGTCGGGGCGGTGGTACTGGTACAGGTCGATCACGTCGACCTGCAGGTTGCGGAGCGACTTCTCCACCGCCGACCGCAGGTAGGCGATCGACCCGTCACGGCCCCACTGCTCGCCCTCGGACCGCGTGATGCCGCCCTTGGTGGCCACGGTGATCGACGAGCGGTCACCGCCCCACCCGCCGAGCGCGTCGGCCACGATCTTCTCGTTGTGGCCCATCGTGTCCCAGCTCGGGGCGTAGATGTCGGCCGTGTCGACGAGCGTCACGCCGGCATCGAGAGCAGCCCGGACGGTCGCGACGGCATCCTCGTGCGACGGGTAGGTCTTGTCGTTGTTCATCGACACCGGCATGGCGCCGAGTCCGATGGCCGAGACAGTGAACGGTCCGAGCGTGCGCTGCTTCATGGGTCTCCTTCGACGGTGGCGTGTCGTATCGGCATCCAGCCTGCCAGCACTGGGCCGACCCTCCTCCGGGCTTGACAGCCGCTCAGCGCACCGTGAGCCGTTCACGCACCTGACGGCGCAGCACCTTGCCGATCTGAGATCGAGGCAGATCGTCCACCTGGACGACCCGCTTGGGCACCTTGTACGCGGCGAGGTGCGTGCGCGCGAAGTCCTTGAGGCCGGCGGCGTCGAACACCGCGTTCTGCTTCACCACGACCGCGGCGACCACGTCCTCGCCGCCCGAGGGTCGGGTCACGCCGACGACGGCGGCCGCCTCCACATCGGGGTGCAGCGCCAGCACCTGCTCGACCTCGCTGGGGCTCACGTTGAAGCCTCCGGTGATGATGAGCTCCTTGACCCGGTCGACGACCGTGACGAAACCGTCCTCCGACACGGTCACGATGTCGCCGGTGCGCAGCCATCCATCCTCGAGGAGCACCGCGGAGGTCTCCTCGGGGCGGCGCCAGTACCCCTGGAACACCTGCGGACCGCGCACGAGCAGCTCTCCGGCCTCACCGAGGTCGCGGTCGACGGCAGGGTCGTCGGGGTCGACCACCCGGATCTCGGTGCTCGGGAACGGCACGCCCACCGTGCCCGGCCGGCGGGTGGGGCCGATCGGGTTCCCGAGCGCGACCGGCGACGTCTCGGTCATGCCGTACCCCTCCACGAGCAGGCCGCCGGTCGCTTCCTCCCACCGGGTCACCGTCGGGATCGGCAGGCTCATCGCACCC contains:
- a CDS encoding aldo/keto reductase, giving the protein MKQRTLGPFTVSAIGLGAMPVSMNNDKTYPSHEDAVATVRAALDAGVTLVDTADIYAPSWDTMGHNEKIVADALGGWGGDRSSITVATKGGITRSEGEQWGRDGSIAYLRSAVEKSLRNLQVDVIDLYQYHRPDRWMVYGEVMENLKTLQQEGKIRAVGISNASVEEIEIAEQVLGEGNLTSVQNEFSPRHPGSFDELRYCAKRGIAFLPWSPLGGTGGGARAVGSRFAAFAEIGEAHGVSPQQVVLAWELSLSDTVIPIPGASRAASITDSAKAADLELSADELARCSAAVGIEV